Sequence from the Nitrospirota bacterium genome:
CAAAGTACCTATCCGCTCGCATGTGATCGAAGCGAGCGGTTCAAGCGAAGCTTGGTATGTACCTCCTCGGGGTCCTCACGCCCTGCGGCCTCGTTGGATGACCTTTTTGAGCGTCCTGAATATTTGTATTGGGAAAAGAGGGCAGGGCAGTTTAACTGCTAAGGGATAAGAGAGAAAGAAGTAACCACCGATGCAGGCTGGAATAGCCGATCACGTCTGGAAGATGAATGATATCGTCGGGCTCTTAGGCTAGAATCCTCAGTTAAAAGGAGGAGACGATGAGCTTTATTTGGAAAACAATTCCAAAGCACAAGCGAAAAAGACTGCTCTGCAAGAGATGCAAGAATCCGCTAGTTGAACTGATTAGGCAACCTTCGACCGACAAAATATTAGTAAAGTGCCCGCTCTGCGATGGAAGAGGTGTGCCGATAGGGCTGTATCTTTAGGGGGAACCAAACTTTACCAGTACCTATTCGAGAGCATGCTTGACGGAGAAAGTGGCTGTTTTGTATACGCCGGTCTGGAATGAGTAAACCATCTGAGACAGCGGCCCATGCCGCGCTGATTTCGGCTGCGGTCCTGTGGGGCGGGTCGATCGTCGCGCAGAAGATGGCGTTGACCTCCTTCTCGGCGGTCGAGGCGTCGGTCCTGCGCGATCTCGGAGGGTTGGCGATCCTCCTGCCTTTGTGGTGGTGGCAGGAAGGGAGGCTGGCTCAGCTCAGCCGTCGCGACGGCTGGATGCTTGCGCTCCTCGGCCTTGGCGTTCTGGGCAATCACTTGTTGATCCTCTTCGGTCTCCGGTATATCGGCGGGGCCGCCGCCGGCGTCATCATCGGCGCGAGCCCCGTAGTGACCGCGCTCCTGTCTTCGGTGCTGATTCAGGATGTGCCGTTGCGCGCGGTCTGGGCCGGCGCTCTGCTGTCCTTTGCCGGGGTGGGATTGGTGTCGGTTGCCGGGTTCCGCAGCGTCGGAGAGCAACCCTTGGTCGGCGGGGTCCTGGTGTTTCTCGGCGTGGCGAGTTGGGCGCTC
This genomic interval carries:
- a CDS encoding EamA family transporter: MSKPSETAAHAALISAAVLWGGSIVAQKMALTSFSAVEASVLRDLGGLAILLPLWWWQEGRLAQLSRRDGWMLALLGLGVLGNHLLILFGLRYIGGAAAGVIIGASPVVTALLSSVLIQDVPLRAVWAGALLSFAGVGLVSVAGFRSVGEQPLVGGVLVFLGVASWAL